The nucleotide sequence ttggcccctcgagcctgttccgccatttaatacaatcatggctgatctgatcatggactcagctccacttccctgcccgctcccataaccctttactcccaaacatctgtctatctccaccttaaatatattcaatgacccagcctccacagctctctggggcagagaattccacagatttacaacccctctgagagaaattcctcctcatctcagttttaaatgggcggccctttattctgagactatgccccctggttttagtttgccctatgagtggaaatatcctctctgcatccaccttgccgagccccctcattatcttatgtttcgataagatcacctctcattcttctgaactccaatgtgtataagcccaacctactcaacctatcttatcaaagggccgaatggcctactcctgcacctattttctatgtttctataagtcaaccccctcatcaccccgcccaaccaaattttaatttgactgcagtttttcaaaagtttaatttgtcggttctagtaccctctttaataagggggggggggggtttgatttCGAGTTTTTGCATTAATATAGTTGTGAGGATGCACTCGGTGCTGTAGCCATTCTGTGAAGATGGGACCCAAAGGTTGGGGAGTTGCCCCTTTAAGAGCCTAGCTCCTCCCCAGGCGGTGCAGTGTTCATGCTGATGCCGATGTGCTCACGCCCTGCaaagctctgtgtgtgtgtgtcaatgggaAGCGAGAGCGTGGGAGAGATCGCCCCGCTTCACTCTCGCACTGCAGCCGGCAAGGAAGAGGGGGAGGCTGAGCGAGCCGGAGGGAGCAGCCTTGGGTGGATAAATGCTGGGACTCCAACAACACCTCCACAGACTGCAAGCAGCTGAAGGAGACTGCAGCAAGCACGCCCGGCATCGGATCTAaaagagagaagaggaggagagggaaaggcgaagagagagagagagagagagagacagaaggaaaaaACGAAAAAGCAGCAAGGATTTTGGTGGCTGCAATCGCCCTTGTAGATTTCACTCTCTGGCAATTTCGGGTCAATTTCTGCTGGTGCTGGTTGGAGAAGGGAGCTGATTTACAAAACACACACCTAAACACCCACCAAcaatcccccacccaccccaccaccccctttTTAAAAGGAAGGAAAGAACGAGGAAGAAGAAAAGTGGCTTGTGCCAGACCATGAGAGAATACAAAGTGGTCGTTTTAGGGAGCGGCGGAGTGGGTAAGTCCGCCCTGACGGTGCAGTTCGTGACCGGCTCGTTCATCGAGAAGTACGACCCGACCATCGAGGACTTCTACCGCAAGGAGATCGAGGTGGACTCGTCGCCGTCGGTGCTGGAGATCCTGGACACGGCGGGCACCGAGCAGTTCGCCTCCATGCGCGACCTCTACATCAAGAACGGCCAGGGTTTCATCCTGGTCTACAGCCTGGTCAACCAGCAGTCGTTTCAGGACATCCGACCCATGCGCGACCAGATCATCAGGGTCAAGCGCTACGAGCGGGTGCCCATGCTGCTGGTGGGCAACAAGGTGGACCTTGAGGGCGAGAGGGAGGTCTCGTACGGCGAGGGCAAGGCGCTGGCTGACGAGTGGAGCTGCCCCTTCATGGAGACCTCGGCCAAAAATAAGACCTCGGTGGACGAACTCTTCGCAGAGATCGTTCGGCAGATGAACTATGTGGCTCAGCCCAATGGGGACGATCAGTGTTGCTCCTCCTGTGTTGTCCTGTGACagatttatatataaatatatattatacATTATAAAAAAACAAGGTGAGACCTTTTTTTCCTCCCCCCATTTTTTTTGAAGATTATGTAACTTaacttttttttgttttaaaataaggagacttttttttaaatgggagagtgtgtgtttgtatatatataaCCCTAAaagtaaaacatttaaaaaaaaataaaacgagATGCTCATGTGATGGGTGCGTGGGGGATGGTGAGACAGATTTCTAACCCCCCTCCTAGCTATGATGCGACTTCCAGGAAGGCAAGTTGCAAccagcaagctctctctctctacacacaccagTAAAAGACGGCCTCCTCACTTAAAATGGTGGGGCCGATAAGTCTGCATGTGTCTGCTACACAGAACATCAACTGCTAGTGTCTTCAAACTACccccttctgtgtgtgtgtgtgtgtgaatatatttTTGAGGTgaatgggggaagagagcgagttaGCAAGACTCTGATTTGCATTAAAATCTCTTTCTTTTATTAAACTGGTGGGG is from Pristiophorus japonicus isolate sPriJap1 chromosome 6, sPriJap1.hap1, whole genome shotgun sequence and encodes:
- the LOC139266009 gene encoding ras-related protein Rap-2b, producing the protein MREYKVVVLGSGGVGKSALTVQFVTGSFIEKYDPTIEDFYRKEIEVDSSPSVLEILDTAGTEQFASMRDLYIKNGQGFILVYSLVNQQSFQDIRPMRDQIIRVKRYERVPMLLVGNKVDLEGEREVSYGEGKALADEWSCPFMETSAKNKTSVDELFAEIVRQMNYVAQPNGDDQCCSSCVVL